The Oncorhynchus mykiss isolate Arlee chromosome 20, USDA_OmykA_1.1, whole genome shotgun sequence genomic sequence caGGGAcacgttgaaaatgtcagtgaagacacttgccagttggtcagcgcatggccctgcagccttgtgaatgttgacctgtttaaaagtcttactcacatcggctatggagagcgtgatcacacagtcgtccagaatagctgatgctctcatgcatgcttcagtgttgtttgccttgaagtgagcataaaagtaatttagctcatttGGTAGGCTCATGTTACTGGGCAACTTgcggctgtgtttccctttgtagtctgtaatagtttgcaagccctgccacatctggcgagcgtcagagccagtgtagtacgattcaatcttagtcctctattgacgttttgcctgtttgatgtttcatctgagggcatagcgggatttcttatcagtgtccgggttagagtctcgatccttgaaagcggcagctctactctttagctcagtgtggatgttgcctgtaaccatggcttctggtttggggTGTGTACGTACTGTCACAGtggggatgacatcatcaatgcacttattgatgaagccagtgactgatgtggtgtactcctcaatgccacccGAAgagcatattccagtctgtgctagcaaaataatctgcgtcatctgaccacttctttattgaccgagacacttgtgcttcctgctttagtttttgcttgtaagcaggaattaggAGGATATACTTATGGTCAAACGGAGGGCAAGGGAGaactttgtacgtgtctctgtgtgtggagtaaaggtggtctagagttttttcccctctggttgcacatttaacatgctgatagaaattaggtaaaactgatttaagtttccctgcattaaagtctccggccactaggagtgccgcctctggataagtgttttcctgtttgcttatggccttatacagctcattgagtgtggacttagtgccagcatcggtttgtggagGTAAATAGACagttatgaaaaatatagatgaaaactctcttggttagtagtgtggtctacagcttatcatgagagactctacctcaggcgagcaaaacctagagacttccttaatgttagatttcatgcaccagttgatgtttacaaatatacacagaccgccaCCTTGTCTTACCGGaagcagctgttctatcttgccgatgcagcGTAAACCCCGCCAGCTGTATTTTATCTATGTCGACGTTCAGTCACAACAGTTTTTAATGTTCctttggtaggatatttgtgatcgtagctcatctattttgttatccaatgattgtacgttggctaataggactgattgTAGAGGAAGATTACCCACTCtccgtcggatccttacaaggcatcCGACCTAGATCCCCGAtacccccatctctttctcatgcgaatgacggggatgttTGCCTTGtcaggtgtctgaagtaaattctttgcgtccgactcgttaaagaaaacaTCTTCTTCCAGTacaaggtgagtaatcactgtcctgatttccagaagctcttttcagtcataagagactgtggcagaaacattatgtacaaaataagttacaaatagcTCAATTGGTTAAGAGcccgtaaaatggcagccatctcctccggcgccatctcCCTgccatattacataatttatgcatcagcatacaatacatttttgaactcaccttgttgtgctgtgctcacttgaacaggaaagtGGCTCGGTGGTCCTTCaagggcaaattttgtcatcaaactgtCATCAaaatctggcattctctggatttatggttctttcaagacaactgggaactcggaaaaaaacaaggtcgaatcaCGATGACGTTGCTGATCTTCAGGTCGGGGGCTCAAAACAGTACATGGTAAGTGGTAAGAGCTAGGCTCAGGGGCTAGGCCAGGGGTTGATTTGGGTCTGGGCATGAGAGTGTTTCGACATTGAGATGGACCCATGGACCTGCCTCGCACCTGCAACCTTGAAATAACAtctttggagtgtgtgtgtgtgtttgataaaCCATCTACCAGCCATTTCCCTCTTCCTGATGAACGGGCTGAGTGCAGCTGTGTAACCtctcctcccacacacacacacgcaaacacgcacacacacagaagggtTGGGGGATTGGTCATTGTCCTTGAACAGACTGGATGTGCTGAAGGACAGAATGTTTCTGATAACACAAGAAACTGctcagaaatgtgtgtgtgtgtgtgtgcctgtgttcaTGTGTTCGTTTTTGGCTTCTCTATGTGCAGCCACTACACACTATACCTCAACTCCGAGTCTCAGTAACATTCTCACTCTTGGTAAAATGCACAATCATAGAGCTTTATCAACAACAGTAGATGCACAACTCATATAGACACATTTTTTTCTACAACCAATAAACGCAACTCATGAAAGAACCAGACCTGGGTTAAGTAAACAATTTAAAGTAGTGTAAAATACTACTGCCGTTGGTTTGGTTTGCCCTGCTCAATGGAATGCAAACTTTCTAATCTACATTAGGCACACCTCAAAAACACAAAGCACCTCTTTGTGTCTGTATCTGACCCAGGTCTGGaagcaacaacaaacaaaaaaacatctttACATATCTCTTAAGAACATTTAACAAATCTTGAACTGTATTTACTCTATATTGAGAAGActgggggaggggaaagagagatagagagagggaggaggtagagagcagagagaaggttCAGTATGTTGATGCGATCGGGTGAATTTGTGAAGTCAAACACTAACTAAAGTACTACTAAACAGCCATCTGCTACTATTAAACAGCAGCCTGTCACTGCGCACAACTCCTGcagtcctgtgtgtgtctgtgtgcatgtgtgtatgagtgcgtacacgtgtgtgtgtactctgagGCATCAGGGTCCCATCCCTCTCAGAGAAGCTGTTGTTGTTTAAACCAGCCACAGTGTCCCGTGCCTGGTCTTGGGTTCAGGGGtgaggggttaaaggtcagggtttCAGTAGGGGTCCGGTGGCTTGGTTGATTTGAACCAGTTAACACAGCGTCCCGTGGGAGACTTTGGGCGACATTTGGATCCATGCAGCCTGCTGGACGGAGaaactctctgtcctgtagaccTGGGCTTTGGTCGTGAACAGGCCATATCGCGCTGCCAGCAGGAAGAAGTCCCGGCGGAATGTCCGGGTGCATAATCCGTACAGGAAGGGGTTGGCGCATGAGTTTATTGGGTAGAAGAGGACCAATAGCAGCTTGGAGTCGGAGACGGTGATGAGGGGTAGTTTGAGCGCGGCAGAGAGGGCGAAGAAGGAAATAGGCGCCATGCACAGGAAGTCCGTGAAGATGAGGATGGCCATCCGCTGAGCCATGCGGGTTTCAGCACTGgctgggggggaggaggagttACGGACGGACAGGTAGATGCTCAGgtagcatacacacacgcacaggaaGGCCACCACGTTCAGCAGCAGGAGGAACATGACAAACACCTGAGACGGCAGCGACTCCACATCCATGGGCAGGCAGATActcacctgaaacacacacacaccgacgcaggcacgcacgtacacacacacccacacccacacacacacacacaatacccaaatTAGCATAGTAGCTGTGCAATATAATACGTGTAGAAAAACAGGTAGCATCACACATCCCTCACCTTGCTGTAGCTGCTTACCCCTACAGTGGGTAGCAGAGCCGCTAGACAGGAGAAGGCCCAGCCGGTAGCCATGACAGCACAGGCGTGTCGGAGGCGGAGCTTGCGGTCCAGTCTGAGGGCGTGGGTGATGGTGTGGCAGCGCTCCAGGGTGATGGCCGTCAGAGTAAACACAGACAGCTCACTGGCAAACACCTGCACATTCAGTATAGCGCCTCTGTTAGAGCATCAGTTCTAAGCGTTCAGATCACTTCAATATACGAAGGCtagggcgcgcacacacacacacacacacacacacacacacacacaccctcctctacagtatacagtatacccaCAGTGAAGAACCCGGCGATGTCACAGCCCGCCCCGGTCTGCCAGCTGATAGCGTGGTTGTAGTACAGACCTCTCGTACGCACGTCCACTGTTGCTATGACCACCAGGTATACGCCCATACACAAGTCGGCAAAGGACAGGTGGCACATCAGGAAGCGTGGCACCGTCATCTTCGCTCGGCTGCCTAGCAACGGAGAATGGGGAGGGGAAAGTTTAGTAATAACTTTTATCACAAGAACGTATTTTAATACGATAACTGCTTTCATTACAAAATTTGTCATCATTCACACATTTGTATTGTGATAAAAACAGTTATTGTGATAAAAACTGTTATTGcgataaaaatgtttttttttttttttactgacctAGCAACACAAGCAGCACGATGGTGTTGCCTAACAGTGCGAGCACAGAGATAATCCAGATGAGGACACGTAGAGGGGCGGAGCCCATGATGTCTTCACAGGGGTTGAAGGCATCGGGGGCGGGACTACAGGCCACAGACGTCCAATTTAAACAGAAGTCCATAAAGAAGTGGAGGTTGTTCTG encodes the following:
- the fshr gene encoding follicle-stimulating hormone receptor precursor (The RefSeq protein has 3 substitutions, 1 non-frameshifting indel compared to this genomic sequence), with the translated sequence MMKMKKIMKMLLCMLGCVCVSQAEVAMVNSGTTFTYLCMGNTITHMPTHIPKNTTDLEFKQTHIRVFPREAFTNLQQLTAIVLTENGMLESIGAFAFANLPRLTEITITKSKHLVIIHHQAFIGLPKLSHLTICNTGLRVLPNFSRIHSAALTFLLDLQDNVHIVIIPSNAFLGLTTNTIDELRLTKNGISEVESHAFNGTKIHKLFLMGNLQLSHMHNNSFKGAEGPGFLDISRTALSSLPESVLGEVEHLSAVSVFSLRALPPLSLFTKLRQANLTYPSHCCAFHKHQRNRTFRMTSACFKPGAQNNLHFFMDFCLNWTSVACSPAPDAFNPCEDIMGSAPLRVLIWITSVLALLGNTIVLLVLLGSRAKMTVPRFLMCHLSFADLCMGVYLVVIATVDVRTRGLYYNHAISWQTGAGCDIAGFFTVFASELSVFTLTAITLERCHTITHALRLDRKLRLRHACAVMATGWAFSCLAALLPTVGVSSYSKVSICLPMDVESLPSQVFVMFLLLLNVVAFLCVCVCYLSIYLSVRNSSSPPASAETSRMAQRMAILIFTDFLCMAPISFFALSAALKLPLITVSDSKLLLVLLYPINSCANPFLYGLCTRTFRRDFFLLAARYGLFTTKAQVYRTESFPVQQAAWIQMSPKVSHGTLC